One Solibacillus sp. R5-41 DNA segment encodes these proteins:
- a CDS encoding cysteine desulfurase family protein codes for MIYLDNSATTKPHKEVLATFMQVNELYYANPASIHNAGVEANSLLAKAREQIAQLLNTVANNVLFTAGGTESNNFAFFGAAKKGNFRGKHIITTEIEHPSILEAAKRLEAEGYEIDYLKPDKNGVISLDELHEKLRKETILVSIMHVNNEMGAIQPIEEAAEMIHENSRAMFHVDAIQSFGKLPIAFNDEAGPDILSISGHKIHALKGSGVIAFRKKPMIEPFLVGGGQEFGLRSGTVAVPQAVALAKAARLAVEALPVQLEKYKKWSANLHEYFTQFGSEVLVLSPKNGAAHILSFSVRGLKGEILINALQKRDIIVSTSSACSSKQTKTSHVVEALNVDNRFKNGVLRLSFGAFTTETEIEQFKQAFTAVMKELKGENEQ; via the coding sequence ATGATTTATTTAGATAACAGCGCCACAACAAAACCACATAAAGAAGTGCTTGCGACATTTATGCAAGTCAATGAATTGTATTATGCAAATCCTGCGTCTATTCATAACGCAGGAGTTGAGGCGAATAGTTTATTAGCAAAAGCACGTGAACAAATTGCCCAATTATTAAATACAGTGGCAAATAATGTGTTATTTACAGCTGGAGGAACAGAGTCAAATAACTTTGCTTTTTTTGGTGCTGCAAAAAAAGGAAATTTCAGAGGGAAGCATATTATTACAACCGAAATTGAGCATCCGTCCATTTTAGAAGCCGCAAAACGTTTGGAAGCGGAAGGTTATGAAATAGATTACTTAAAACCGGATAAAAACGGCGTCATTTCGTTAGATGAACTACATGAAAAATTGCGTAAAGAGACGATTTTAGTAAGTATTATGCATGTAAATAATGAAATGGGTGCGATTCAACCGATTGAAGAAGCTGCTGAAATGATTCACGAAAATAGCCGAGCAATGTTTCATGTTGATGCGATTCAAAGTTTTGGTAAGCTACCTATTGCATTTAATGATGAGGCAGGTCCTGATATTTTATCTATATCTGGTCATAAAATCCATGCACTAAAAGGATCTGGTGTTATCGCTTTCCGCAAAAAACCAATGATTGAGCCATTTCTTGTCGGAGGTGGCCAAGAATTTGGATTAAGAAGTGGTACAGTAGCTGTGCCGCAAGCTGTTGCTCTTGCTAAGGCAGCTCGGTTAGCTGTTGAGGCACTGCCGGTTCAGCTTGAAAAATATAAAAAATGGTCAGCCAACTTACACGAGTATTTTACCCAATTTGGTTCGGAAGTATTAGTCCTTTCACCAAAAAATGGGGCAGCACATATTTTATCATTTAGTGTGCGCGGTTTAAAAGGTGAAATTTTAATTAATGCCTTGCAAAAGCGGGATATTATTGTCTCGACTTCAAGTGCCTGTTCATCGAAGCAAACGAAAACGAGTCATGTCGTGGAAGCGTTAAACGTAGACAACCGTTTTAAAAATGGTGTGCTTCGACTCAGTTTCGGTGCTTTTACAACAGAAACGGAAATCGAACAATTTAAACAAGCATTTACTGCTGTAATGAAAGAGCTAAAAGGAGAAAATGAACAATGA
- a CDS encoding GAF domain-containing protein: MYSQINYEGSLAEQYTAISQQLHALLDGEQDLIANLSNASALLNQFLDRINWVGFYLMNDGELVLGPFQGLPACVRIPVGRGVCGSSVEQKQTLLIDDVHAFPGHIACDAASKSEIVIPLIKNDTIIGVLDIDSPFEARFSKEDQLGLEQFVQTLINHL; the protein is encoded by the coding sequence ATGTATTCTCAAATTAATTATGAAGGCTCACTTGCCGAGCAATATACAGCAATTTCTCAACAGTTACATGCATTATTAGATGGCGAACAGGATCTGATTGCAAATTTAAGTAATGCATCTGCATTATTAAATCAATTTTTAGACCGAATCAACTGGGTTGGTTTTTATTTAATGAACGATGGCGAGCTTGTGCTTGGACCATTCCAAGGGTTACCTGCTTGCGTACGTATTCCTGTTGGGCGTGGGGTGTGCGGTTCATCGGTTGAGCAAAAACAAACGCTCCTTATCGATGATGTTCATGCATTTCCTGGCCATATTGCTTGTGATGCAGCTTCGAAATCGGAAATTGTTATTCCTTTAATTAAAAATGATACAATTATTGGCGTTTTAGATATTGACAGTCCATTTGAAGCGCGATTTTCAAAAGAGGATCAATTAGGCTTGGAGCAGTTTGTACAAACGCTCATCAATCACTTGTAA
- a CDS encoding sensor domain-containing diguanylate cyclase codes for MIVHQKMIEKFKSEVLSLCINSNKKLNNFEDFFSLLNNSLTKFFGVEECFLFNIEGEFLKPLQKELLVQGFELPLAFNLFETYFNDSKVVELPNFLKEKGPFTEYTSMMLVHLAEDKPEAILLFKCNHEHEGCLCFNHANESVIELEAIFKYLYQSFEVHANEQQYRKLYNMTDLFHSTMDIDVILENVLVTIEENFHDLEVELILPNDQDRQTRVRIKPFDYLLERPSTIEAFVSGELKEEVVEELNYRLLDAPIKGRQAIYGILQVKAPLTYAFSEAQKEFIRMLAQASGNSLENAKLYHQSHRLISDLQLINETSHRLNMKLNINEMLSFLQKQLSKSFQPTELGFLFKVEDSYEMSNACTDVFKSAAGNAYIQHVEKHFEKTQDPLFIADFSRLLEADIEYKSLMAIPMIVEEKISGFSIVLHKEPYFFSFDSFKLMQSLIHHSSLAISNSILRNQLQDMVDCDHLTKLYARNYSDKYIVNSLEQDDSGMFLLVDIDDFKKINDTHGHQVGDDVLVQISSELRNFIGTRGICSRWGGEELSIYIPNILESEALKISREIVEVLPKVTSPTVTISAGMIAWKKENRPQFQQFFQQADIALYCAKNSGKNKVCVFEDSMQLQS; via the coding sequence ATGATAGTGCATCAAAAGATGATAGAAAAATTTAAATCTGAAGTCCTGAGTCTTTGTATTAATTCAAATAAAAAATTGAATAATTTTGAAGATTTTTTTTCACTACTTAATAATAGTTTGACTAAATTTTTTGGTGTAGAAGAGTGCTTTCTTTTCAATATAGAAGGTGAATTTTTAAAACCGTTACAAAAAGAACTTTTAGTACAAGGCTTCGAATTACCTTTAGCTTTTAATTTATTTGAAACTTATTTTAATGATAGTAAAGTAGTTGAATTGCCAAACTTTTTGAAAGAAAAGGGGCCTTTTACTGAGTACACTTCCATGATGCTTGTGCATTTGGCAGAAGATAAACCAGAGGCAATCTTATTGTTCAAATGTAATCACGAACACGAAGGATGTTTATGTTTTAATCATGCTAATGAATCGGTAATAGAACTCGAAGCTATTTTTAAATATTTATATCAAAGTTTTGAAGTGCATGCAAATGAGCAACAATATCGTAAATTATATAATATGACCGATTTATTCCATTCTACAATGGATATCGATGTTATTTTAGAAAATGTACTTGTAACCATTGAGGAAAATTTTCATGATTTAGAAGTAGAGCTTATATTACCAAATGATCAAGACCGACAAACAAGAGTTCGAATTAAGCCGTTTGATTATTTATTGGAAAGACCATCTACAATAGAAGCATTCGTTTCAGGTGAGTTGAAAGAGGAAGTGGTAGAGGAATTGAATTACCGTTTGCTAGATGCACCAATTAAAGGGCGTCAAGCGATTTACGGTATCCTTCAAGTGAAAGCGCCTTTAACATATGCCTTTTCAGAGGCGCAAAAAGAATTTATTCGCATGTTAGCACAAGCATCAGGGAATTCCCTCGAAAATGCGAAACTTTATCATCAATCACATCGATTAATAAGTGATTTACAATTAATCAATGAAACGTCACATCGTTTAAATATGAAGCTTAATATTAATGAAATGCTCTCGTTTTTACAAAAGCAGTTAAGCAAATCATTCCAACCGACGGAACTGGGCTTCCTATTTAAAGTTGAAGATTCCTATGAAATGTCAAATGCATGTACAGATGTATTTAAATCAGCAGCAGGAAACGCCTATATCCAGCATGTAGAGAAGCATTTCGAAAAAACGCAGGATCCGCTATTTATTGCCGATTTTAGTCGATTACTTGAAGCGGATATCGAGTATAAATCGTTGATGGCCATCCCGATGATTGTAGAAGAAAAAATTAGCGGTTTTAGTATTGTCCTTCATAAAGAGCCCTATTTCTTCTCCTTTGACAGCTTTAAATTAATGCAATCCTTAATCCATCACTCGTCATTAGCAATATCTAACTCCATTTTAAGAAATCAGCTACAAGACATGGTAGATTGCGATCATTTAACGAAGCTTTATGCTCGTAATTATTCAGATAAATATATTGTAAATTCTTTAGAACAAGATGACTCAGGTATGTTCTTATTAGTCGATATTGATGATTTTAAAAAGATTAACGATACGCATGGTCATCAAGTTGGTGATGATGTTCTTGTGCAAATTAGTTCGGAACTCCGAAATTTTATCGGAACGAGGGGGATTTGTTCTCGTTGGGGTGGAGAAGAGCTGTCGATTTATATTCCAAATATACTAGAGAGTGAAGCACTGAAAATTTCGAGGGAAATTGTTGAAGTCTTGCCAAAAGTGACGAGTCCGACTGTGACTATTTCTGCGGGAATGATTGCATGGAAGAAAGAAAATCGTCCGCAATTCCAACAATTTTTCCAACAAGCTGATATAGCGCTTTATTGTGCAAAAAATAGTGGGAAAAATAAAGTATGTGTATTTGAAGATTCGATGCAATTACAATCATAA
- the mbcS gene encoding acyl-CoA synthetase MbcS: MIHNQLIAPNVYNIINEFEKHENLERKIALIIKEEDGSEASFTYKQILQQANQVANTFHSKGLKKGDVVLIMLPRCLEAYVTYIAALKAGLVIIPSSELLRGKDIDYRIEHSNAKAIIAMEQYIDEFEQAENLSGLQLFIVGDEKDQWTSLMTEAQQQSNEFQGAATEASDLAFLAYTSGTTGNPKGVMHSHGWGYAHLRTAATQWLGVQDGDIVWATAAPGWQKWIWSPFLAVLGSGATAFVYKGKFDAQNYLNMIEQQKVNVLCCTPTEYRMIAKLDNLSSFHLSSLRSAVSAGEPLNREVIETFEREYNLVVRDGYGQTENTLLVGTLIDTEVRPGSMGKPTPGNQVDVIDEFGQPLPAGEVGDIAVHKSTPALFKGYFNDAERTAMQYRGDWYVTGDQAKKDEDGYFWFEGRNDDIIISSGYTIGPFEVEDALVKHPAVSECAVVASPDEIRGNVVKAYVVLKDPELKNSTTLVAELQNHVKVLTAPYKYPRIIEFIDELPKTISGKIRRVELRVVAQK, encoded by the coding sequence ATGATCCACAATCAGTTAATTGCACCAAATGTTTATAATATTATTAATGAATTTGAAAAGCATGAAAATCTAGAACGAAAAATTGCACTTATTATTAAAGAGGAAGATGGCAGTGAAGCAAGTTTTACATATAAACAAATTTTGCAACAGGCCAATCAAGTAGCAAATACATTCCATTCTAAGGGACTAAAAAAAGGGGACGTTGTTTTAATTATGCTTCCACGTTGTTTAGAGGCATACGTAACATATATTGCTGCGCTTAAAGCAGGACTTGTCATCATCCCGAGCTCAGAGCTGTTGCGTGGAAAAGATATTGATTATCGTATTGAACATTCAAATGCGAAAGCAATTATTGCTATGGAGCAATATATTGATGAATTTGAACAAGCAGAAAATTTAAGCGGACTTCAGTTGTTCATAGTCGGTGATGAAAAAGATCAATGGACATCTTTAATGACAGAAGCTCAGCAACAGTCAAATGAATTCCAAGGAGCAGCAACTGAGGCTTCTGATTTAGCCTTTTTAGCATATACATCTGGAACAACTGGGAATCCAAAAGGGGTTATGCATTCCCACGGTTGGGGCTATGCACATTTACGTACAGCAGCAACGCAATGGTTAGGTGTACAAGATGGCGACATCGTTTGGGCGACAGCAGCGCCAGGTTGGCAAAAGTGGATTTGGAGTCCATTTTTAGCGGTATTGGGTAGTGGTGCAACTGCTTTTGTTTATAAAGGAAAGTTTGATGCTCAAAATTATTTAAATATGATTGAGCAGCAAAAGGTAAATGTATTATGCTGTACGCCAACTGAATATCGAATGATTGCGAAGCTCGATAACTTATCGTCGTTCCATTTATCATCTTTGCGTAGTGCGGTATCTGCTGGAGAACCATTAAATCGCGAAGTAATTGAAACGTTTGAGCGTGAATATAATCTTGTTGTGCGCGATGGCTATGGTCAAACAGAAAATACATTGCTTGTTGGGACGTTAATTGATACGGAAGTGCGACCTGGCTCGATGGGTAAACCGACACCGGGTAATCAAGTAGACGTAATCGATGAATTTGGTCAACCATTGCCAGCTGGAGAAGTGGGTGATATTGCGGTTCACAAATCGACTCCGGCGTTATTCAAGGGCTATTTCAATGATGCAGAGCGAACAGCGATGCAGTATCGAGGCGATTGGTATGTTACTGGGGATCAAGCGAAAAAAGATGAGGATGGTTACTTTTGGTTTGAAGGTCGTAACGACGATATCATCATTTCATCTGGCTACACAATTGGACCATTTGAAGTAGAAGATGCATTAGTAAAGCATCCGGCAGTAAGTGAATGTGCGGTTGTAGCGAGTCCTGATGAAATTCGTGGAAATGTTGTAAAAGCGTATGTCGTTTTAAAAGATCCAGAATTAAAAAATTCGACAACACTTGTAGCTGAGTTACAAAATCATGTGAAAGTATTAACAGCACCTTATAAATACCCAAGAATTATTGAATTTATTGATGAACTTCCGAAAACGATTTCGGGGAAAATCCGTCGTGTCGAATTACGAGTAGTTGCGCAAAAATAA
- the hisJ gene encoding histidinol-phosphatase HisJ, protein MKRDGHIHTPFCPHGSSDPFELYIEKAIANSFEEITFTEHAPLPANFVDPTPEQDSGMDSAQLHNYIEQLQRLKELYKAQIKINIGLEIDYIVGYEAETRQFLNEYGKFLDDAILSVHFLKHDDNYYCIDFSEEVYLHFAEQVGGIQEMYDHYYQTVQMSIQADLGPFKPKRIGHPTLIHKFQLAHSLQIDDKNQIESLFTKMARSGYELDLNSAGLSKPLCKEPYPPLDLVTFAQKIKLPVVFGSDAHTAKDLHQHYSQISQKFKF, encoded by the coding sequence ATAAAAAGAGATGGTCACATCCATACACCATTTTGTCCGCACGGTTCTTCTGACCCATTCGAGTTATATATTGAAAAGGCAATTGCCAATAGCTTTGAAGAAATCACATTTACCGAGCATGCACCGCTACCTGCAAACTTTGTCGACCCTACACCTGAGCAAGATAGTGGGATGGATTCGGCGCAATTACATAATTATATTGAGCAGCTTCAGCGCCTAAAAGAATTGTATAAAGCTCAAATTAAAATTAATATCGGTTTAGAAATTGATTATATTGTCGGATATGAAGCTGAAACGCGCCAATTTTTGAACGAATACGGGAAATTTCTCGACGACGCTATATTATCGGTCCACTTTTTAAAACACGACGACAATTATTATTGCATTGATTTCTCTGAGGAAGTTTACTTACATTTTGCAGAGCAAGTTGGTGGGATTCAGGAAATGTATGATCATTATTATCAAACTGTACAAATGTCCATTCAAGCGGATTTAGGTCCCTTTAAACCAAAAAGGATTGGACATCCAACATTAATTCATAAATTTCAGCTCGCACATTCGCTCCAAATCGATGACAAAAATCAAATCGAATCATTGTTTACTAAGATGGCAAGAAGTGGTTACGAGCTCGATTTAAATAGTGCTGGATTAAGTAAACCACTGTGCAAAGAACCTTATCCGCCATTGGATCTAGTTACATTTGCACAAAAAATCAAGTTACCCGTTGTTTTTGGTTCTGATGCCCATACCGCCAAAGACTTACATCAACATTACAGCCAAATTTCTCAAAAATTTAAATTTTAA
- a CDS encoding alpha/beta-type small acid-soluble spore protein: MTNNNGSSNKLNVPGAKQALDQMKYEIAQEFGVQLGAEASSRANGSVGGEITKRLVQMAEQQLKGKQ; encoded by the coding sequence ATGACAAACAACAACGGTAGTTCAAACAAATTAAACGTACCTGGCGCAAAACAAGCACTTGACCAAATGAAATACGAAATCGCTCAAGAGTTTGGCGTACAATTAGGTGCAGAAGCTTCATCACGTGCAAACGGTTCAGTAGGCGGAGAAATTACAAAACGCTTAGTACAAATGGCTGAACAACAACTTAAAGGTAAACAATAA
- a CDS encoding RDD family protein: protein MTEVIETFETTPTIRYPQIQQKTAGFWMRFWAFVLDSLIISAIVGVTIRPLFAVMDWDLVGVNWYAPFTVLSVMIYYAYFVFLTKYFKQTLGKMVFGLHVEKDNGEPLDWPTILFREGIGRFINSTFLHLPYLIVAFSQKNKSVADYFSDTIVVHEKMFVEKV, encoded by the coding sequence ATGACTGAGGTAATCGAAACATTTGAAACGACGCCGACCATCCGGTACCCTCAAATTCAACAAAAAACAGCAGGATTTTGGATGCGCTTTTGGGCATTTGTTTTAGATTCACTGATCATCTCTGCGATTGTAGGCGTTACAATTCGTCCACTTTTTGCCGTGATGGATTGGGATTTAGTTGGTGTTAATTGGTATGCGCCGTTTACTGTGTTATCTGTAATGATTTATTATGCGTATTTCGTTTTTTTAACAAAATATTTTAAGCAAACATTAGGGAAAATGGTATTTGGTCTACATGTAGAAAAGGATAATGGGGAGCCGTTAGATTGGCCCACTATTTTATTCCGTGAAGGTATAGGACGATTTATTAATAGTACATTTTTACATTTGCCGTATTTAATTGTCGCCTTTTCACAAAAAAACAAAAGTGTAGCGGATTATTTTTCTGATACAATCGTAGTGCATGAAAAAATGTTTGTAGAAAAGGTTTAA
- the ezrA gene encoding septation ring formation regulator EzrA: MIKYIIIVVVILLALLITGLVVRRKHNAEIGRLEKEKMQIQHYPIFEELAKVKALNMNGQTEELFENWRNRWLDVVDVQVTKLDEMLFDAEEYIDRFNFKKATHIEREIEQEIIKCEQVRVEIITELDELIGSEEKNRIEIEQLKEYYRSARKTILAHQHSFGPALKQLEKKIEDFTPKFEEFDTLTMDGNYLQAREIVLQLNSEAQNIFSLLSEVPTLLTDIQAKIPTAIHELRNGQREMEEQNYYLRHLELSQYLDNLEKELDTLKTAIAELNLQAVAPRIQEINDEIDNFYDLLEKEVLARNYVDRHCSAMYSTISEVVRLTKEISAEATYVQHSYRLQEKEAEIPKAGLKHLEVLQRRYDLLSIRVQEEQSAYSSLQEELQEITEEIERIADEQESFSNNLKNLRIDENQARADLEGLKRLLQNTDRMINRANIPGIPGEMDARIEEAEERIYVVMQSLQEVPLNIGQVNQNLFSAKQSIEEVNDRAQEMIENVMIIERLIQFGNRYRATNGQVHERLLEAEEAFTQFRYVKALEDAAKAVETVDPSAIKRIEELVQEELLIKS; this comes from the coding sequence ATGATAAAGTATATCATCATTGTCGTCGTCATACTATTAGCATTATTAATTACAGGATTAGTAGTAAGGCGCAAGCATAATGCAGAAATAGGACGATTAGAAAAAGAGAAGATGCAAATCCAGCATTATCCAATATTTGAAGAGCTTGCAAAAGTAAAGGCTTTAAATATGAATGGACAAACCGAAGAACTTTTTGAAAACTGGCGTAATCGTTGGTTGGATGTTGTCGACGTTCAAGTGACAAAGTTAGACGAAATGCTTTTTGATGCAGAAGAGTATATCGACCGCTTTAATTTTAAAAAAGCGACACATATTGAACGTGAAATCGAACAAGAGATTATTAAATGCGAGCAAGTGCGAGTTGAAATTATTACAGAGCTGGATGAATTAATTGGCAGTGAGGAAAAGAATCGTATTGAAATAGAACAACTAAAAGAATATTACCGTTCTGCACGAAAAACGATTTTAGCTCACCAGCATTCATTTGGACCTGCACTAAAACAACTTGAGAAAAAAATAGAAGATTTCACACCGAAATTTGAAGAGTTTGATACATTAACAATGGACGGAAACTATTTGCAAGCTCGTGAAATCGTGTTGCAACTAAATAGTGAAGCACAAAATATTTTTAGTTTATTAAGTGAAGTTCCTACTTTATTGACAGATATTCAAGCGAAAATACCAACAGCAATCCATGAATTGCGTAACGGGCAGCGCGAAATGGAAGAGCAAAATTATTATTTACGCCATTTAGAGTTATCACAGTATTTAGATAATCTAGAAAAAGAATTGGATACATTAAAAACAGCGATTGCTGAATTAAATTTACAAGCTGTTGCACCACGTATCCAAGAAATTAATGATGAAATTGATAATTTCTATGACTTGCTAGAAAAAGAAGTACTCGCAAGAAATTACGTGGATCGTCATTGTTCGGCTATGTATAGTACGATTTCAGAGGTTGTGCGTTTAACAAAAGAAATCAGTGCTGAAGCAACGTATGTTCAACATAGCTATCGCCTGCAAGAAAAGGAAGCCGAAATTCCGAAAGCGGGCTTGAAACATTTAGAAGTTTTACAAAGGCGATACGATTTATTGTCTATTCGAGTGCAAGAGGAGCAATCCGCATATTCTAGCTTGCAAGAAGAGCTTCAGGAAATTACAGAAGAAATTGAGCGTATTGCAGATGAGCAAGAAAGCTTCTCAAATAACCTGAAAAATTTACGTATTGATGAAAATCAAGCACGTGCAGATTTAGAGGGCTTGAAGCGTTTATTACAAAATACCGATCGCATGATAAACCGAGCAAACATTCCAGGGATTCCGGGAGAAATGGATGCACGCATTGAAGAAGCAGAGGAAAGAATTTATGTTGTGATGCAAAGCTTACAAGAAGTTCCACTAAATATCGGGCAAGTAAATCAAAATTTATTTAGTGCTAAGCAAAGCATTGAAGAAGTAAATGACCGCGCACAAGAAATGATTGAAAATGTGATGATTATTGAACGTCTAATTCAATTTGGTAATCGTTATCGTGCTACCAATGGACAAGTGCATGAGCGTTTATTGGAAGCGGAGGAAGCATTTACACAATTCCGCTATGTAAAAGCATTAGAGGATGCGGCAAAGGCTGTGGAAACGGTCGATCCAAGTGCGATTAAACGAATTGAAGAGCTCGTTCAGGAGGAATTACTAATAAAATCATAA
- the sppA gene encoding signal peptide peptidase SppA, whose amino-acid sequence MNTKRWVALGIAAVLMFFSIGINTIITIFKTDFFSSFDNLMGTEVTALENVVETGDYNKRIVHLTVNGVIQDVGEPSVWETVDYNHQLFMDQLESVLYDESIKGVVLTVNTPGGGVIESAEIYEKLVQIKEERNVPIYVSMGTMAASGGYYISAPADKIFAQRETITGSIGVIMQSINYGELAKKVGIEFETIKSGEHKDMFGGVRPSTPEELAMLQEMIDESYEQFVDIIEEGRGMTDAQVKKVADGRILGGTQALKAGLVDEIGNEKDVIAAMRADFGLEDAELFEYATESDSWASLFGVKIGSMLSPSAESQYLSKIISSTNSPRMMYLYGEY is encoded by the coding sequence ATGAATACAAAACGATGGGTAGCACTAGGCATTGCGGCAGTGCTCATGTTTTTCTCAATTGGGATTAACACAATTATTACTATTTTTAAAACAGATTTCTTTAGTAGCTTCGATAATTTGATGGGAACTGAAGTAACTGCACTTGAAAATGTTGTTGAAACTGGCGATTATAATAAACGAATTGTCCATTTAACAGTAAACGGCGTAATCCAGGATGTGGGCGAGCCGAGTGTTTGGGAAACGGTTGACTACAATCATCAATTATTTATGGATCAATTGGAATCCGTTTTATATGATGAATCAATTAAAGGTGTTGTTCTAACAGTTAACACACCTGGTGGCGGTGTTATTGAATCCGCTGAAATTTATGAAAAGCTCGTGCAAATAAAAGAAGAGCGCAATGTTCCAATTTACGTATCAATGGGAACGATGGCTGCATCTGGTGGTTACTATATTTCTGCACCAGCAGACAAAATCTTCGCACAGCGTGAAACAATTACAGGCTCGATTGGTGTCATTATGCAGTCCATTAACTATGGGGAATTAGCCAAAAAAGTAGGCATTGAATTTGAAACAATCAAATCAGGAGAGCATAAAGATATGTTCGGCGGTGTCCGTCCATCTACACCAGAGGAATTGGCGATGCTTCAAGAAATGATTGATGAGTCGTATGAGCAGTTTGTAGATATTATTGAAGAAGGTCGCGGTATGACTGATGCACAGGTGAAAAAAGTTGCGGATGGTCGAATTTTAGGTGGCACGCAAGCATTAAAAGCTGGATTAGTAGATGAAATCGGAAACGAAAAGGATGTAATTGCTGCGATGCGTGCGGATTTTGGACTTGAGGATGCAGAACTTTTTGAATATGCTACAGAATCAGATAGCTGGGCATCACTATTTGGTGTAAAGATTGGTTCGATGTTAAGCCCATCTGCTGAATCACAATATCTATCTAAAATTATTTCATCGACAAACTCACCGCGAATGATGTATTTATATGGTGAATATTAA
- the thiI gene encoding tRNA uracil 4-sulfurtransferase ThiI, with protein MIFKEILVRYGELSTKGRNKKDFINRLRDNVRYSFNDIMPLKIRAERDRMFIVIENDEKFNVLMERLPHVFGIQSFSPVASCGKDLDEMKALALEILEDYRDVGDITFKVEVHRTDKAFPLNTHELQREMGATILPQFSNFSVQVKNPDVALRIEVREDAVYMMAQVIQGAGGMPVGSNGKSLLMLSGGIDSPVAGYLMMKRGVRIDAIHFFSPPYTSDNALQKVKELANGLTKFGANVRLIVIPFTELQVAVKDNVPDNMTMTSTRRMMMKVADKVREEVGALGIVTGESLGQVASQTLESLTAINDVTSTPILRPLIAADKLDIIKIAKEIGTYETSIQPFEDCCTVFTPASPKTKPRLDKVQHFESFTQFDELIERAVKNRETYIFPQKEVKEDKFADLL; from the coding sequence ATGATATTTAAAGAAATATTAGTTCGCTATGGCGAATTATCTACTAAGGGTCGCAATAAAAAGGATTTCATCAATCGATTACGAGATAATGTCCGTTATTCATTTAATGATATTATGCCATTAAAAATTCGTGCTGAACGTGATCGCATGTTTATCGTCATTGAAAACGATGAGAAATTTAACGTATTGATGGAAAGACTTCCGCATGTATTTGGTATTCAATCATTTAGCCCAGTTGCTTCGTGTGGAAAAGACTTAGACGAAATGAAGGCACTTGCTTTAGAAATTTTAGAGGATTACCGTGATGTAGGTGACATTACTTTTAAAGTAGAAGTGCATCGTACCGATAAAGCATTCCCGTTAAATACACATGAATTACAACGTGAAATGGGTGCAACCATTTTACCTCAATTCTCAAATTTTTCAGTGCAAGTAAAAAATCCGGATGTTGCGTTACGTATTGAGGTGCGTGAAGATGCCGTTTATATGATGGCACAAGTAATTCAAGGTGCGGGTGGCATGCCAGTTGGTTCAAATGGTAAATCATTATTAATGCTGTCAGGTGGGATTGATAGCCCAGTTGCAGGTTATTTAATGATGAAGCGCGGCGTTCGAATCGATGCGATTCATTTCTTTAGTCCGCCATACACAAGTGATAATGCGCTACAAAAGGTAAAAGAATTAGCAAATGGATTAACAAAATTCGGTGCCAATGTGCGACTGATTGTCATTCCATTTACTGAATTACAAGTAGCGGTCAAAGATAATGTTCCAGATAATATGACGATGACTTCGACGCGACGCATGATGATGAAAGTGGCCGATAAAGTGCGAGAGGAAGTTGGCGCACTTGGCATTGTTACAGGAGAAAGTTTAGGTCAAGTAGCTTCACAAACACTTGAAAGCTTAACAGCAATTAATGATGTAACGAGCACACCTATTTTACGTCCGTTAATTGCGGCAGACAAATTAGATATCATTAAAATTGCAAAAGAAATTGGCACATATGAAACATCGATTCAGCCATTTGAAGATTGCTGTACAGTATTCACACCAGCGAGTCCGAAAACAAAGCCAAGACTTGATAAAGTGCAACACTTTGAAAGCTTTACGCAATTTGATGAATTAATTGAACGTGCCGTAAAAAATCGTGAAACATATATTTTCCCACAAAAGGAAGTAAAAGAAGATAAATTTGCTGATTTATTATAA